The following proteins are encoded in a genomic region of Leptospira ryugenii:
- a CDS encoding cobalamin-binding protein: MSFPERIICLTEESTELLYLLGEEDRIVGISAYTVRPDRAKKEKPKVSAFIKGNLKKIQSLNPDLVIGFSDIQANLAKDLISLGLNVLITNQRSIAEILNSMFLIGTIVGKEKEVTSLINDWKINLQTYEEESRNQTQRPKVFFQEWDDPIISGIQWVSEAIQLAGGEDVFPKLGEEKAAKDRIITAKSVADTNPDGIIGCWCGKPMDWDWVRNHPEWQSTTAVQKDTIFEMDPSIILQPGPALFTDGIPKLREIISEIRSKLYP, from the coding sequence TTTAACAGAAGAGAGTACAGAGCTACTTTATCTTTTAGGTGAAGAAGACCGTATCGTTGGCATATCCGCTTACACAGTAAGGCCAGATAGAGCAAAAAAAGAGAAACCTAAAGTTTCCGCTTTTATCAAAGGAAATTTAAAAAAGATCCAATCATTAAACCCTGATTTGGTGATCGGATTTTCTGATATTCAAGCCAATTTAGCAAAGGATCTGATTTCTTTGGGTTTAAATGTACTCATCACAAACCAACGATCCATTGCTGAAATCCTAAATTCTATGTTTCTGATCGGCACGATTGTAGGTAAAGAAAAAGAAGTAACTTCACTCATCAATGATTGGAAGATAAATCTTCAGACCTATGAAGAGGAGAGTCGAAACCAAACTCAGCGCCCCAAAGTCTTCTTCCAAGAATGGGACGATCCTATCATTTCAGGTATACAATGGGTAAGTGAAGCCATCCAATTGGCTGGTGGTGAGGATGTCTTTCCAAAGTTAGGTGAGGAGAAGGCAGCAAAGGATAGAATTATTACTGCCAAATCCGTAGCAGATACAAATCCCGATGGCATTATAGGTTGCTGGTGTGGAAAACCTATGGATTGGGATTGGGTGAGAAACCACCCAGAATGGCAAAGTACCACTGCCGTCCAAAAGGATACAATCTTTGAGATGGACCCAAGCATCATCCTCCAGCCGGGTCCTGCGCTGTTTACGGATGGGATTCCGAAACTAAGGGAAATTATCTCAGAAATCCGATCCAAACTTTATCCTTAG
- a CDS encoding MotA/TolQ/ExbB proton channel family protein yields MTFLFKLPYKKMNSLLVLSLLFSALTISQLSAQDTPPTDTPPPSLETEKKAEAPVVEKESEIGLVKLFKTGGWSMWPLLLSSFVALGVIFERIYFFFTAKLVRKGFNQDLQDAIDSNGLTGVSQFLSANEGQRITEVLKNGMEVSQNDPEIFASGIEREAGEVITLLEKGLTVLAAVSTIAPLVGFLGTVSGMINAFDAIANADQVNAKVVAGGIKEALITTAAGLIVAIPAMTFYQYLQGRVSFFTSEVEEAANKIYKEYLKVKAGKKA; encoded by the coding sequence ATGACTTTTCTCTTCAAGCTACCATACAAGAAAATGAACTCTTTATTGGTATTATCACTTCTCTTTTCTGCACTTACCATATCTCAACTCAGCGCACAAGACACACCGCCAACGGATACTCCTCCGCCTAGTCTTGAAACGGAAAAAAAAGCGGAAGCACCTGTTGTTGAAAAAGAATCAGAAATTGGTTTAGTTAAATTATTCAAAACTGGTGGGTGGTCCATGTGGCCCCTACTACTATCTTCCTTTGTGGCTTTGGGAGTGATCTTCGAAAGAATCTATTTCTTCTTCACGGCAAAATTAGTTCGAAAAGGATTCAACCAGGACCTCCAAGATGCAATCGATTCCAATGGTCTAACCGGTGTATCTCAATTCCTCAGTGCTAACGAAGGACAAAGGATCACTGAGGTTCTCAAAAATGGAATGGAAGTATCGCAAAATGATCCTGAAATTTTTGCATCTGGGATTGAAAGAGAAGCTGGAGAGGTTATCACTCTATTAGAAAAAGGTCTTACGGTATTGGCGGCAGTATCAACGATTGCTCCTCTAGTAGGTTTCTTGGGAACTGTATCTGGTATGATCAATGCTTTCGATGCGATCGCAAATGCTGACCAAGTAAACGCGAAAGTTGTTGCTGGTGGTATCAAAGAAGCTCTCATTACCACAGCTGCTGGTTTGATAGTTGCCATTCCTGCAATGACATTTTACCAATATCTACAAGGTCGCGTCTCCTTCTTCACCTCAGAAGTAGAAGAAGCAGCAAATAAAATTTATAAAGAATACCTAAAAGTAAAAGCCGGCAAAAAAGCTTAA
- a CDS encoding ExbD/TolR family protein — protein sequence MIKLKKKQELEEISAASMSDIAFLLLVFFMVTAVFFVKEGLNISLPRKQSEPQPFLRKNVYEILVTQDKFKMRNSSFGTKEFSDLKEFRKELNAMEIPDLPNKLALIVTTGDTKYGKMLDALSAVQLRGFEKISVRKKQ from the coding sequence ATGATTAAGTTAAAAAAGAAACAGGAGTTAGAAGAGATATCGGCAGCGTCAATGTCGGATATCGCTTTCTTACTTTTGGTATTTTTTATGGTCACGGCAGTATTCTTTGTTAAGGAAGGATTGAATATCAGCCTTCCGAGAAAACAATCGGAGCCGCAACCTTTCTTAAGAAAGAACGTCTACGAGATTCTCGTAACACAAGACAAGTTTAAGATGAGAAACTCTTCTTTCGGGACGAAAGAATTCAGTGACCTTAAAGAATTCAGAAAAGAATTGAACGCAATGGAAATTCCTGATCTTCCGAACAAACTTGCTCTGATTGTAACAACTGGTGATACAAAGTATGGTAAGATGTTGGATGCTCTATCTGCCGTTCAGTTAAGAGGATTTGAAAAAATCTCCGTAAGGAAGAAACAATAA
- a CDS encoding ExbD/TolR family protein, whose product MMLKRKRVSPSVPVSSMADIAFLLLVFFMVTSVLDSDPDLPIDLPDVPGGEQLNKKIANLYLSADANRTVYFNSIQMPMNEAINNIRAKLSTNPDLKILIHADQNLTYNEIDNTFELLKEVGALKVSLVTKTTQGGGLTGK is encoded by the coding sequence ATAATGTTAAAGAGAAAAAGAGTTTCACCAAGTGTGCCTGTTAGCTCGATGGCTGACATTGCTTTTTTGCTTCTTGTCTTCTTTATGGTAACATCTGTTCTTGATTCTGACCCAGATCTTCCTATTGATCTTCCAGATGTTCCTGGTGGAGAACAATTAAACAAAAAAATAGCAAATCTCTATCTAAGCGCTGATGCAAATCGAACTGTTTATTTCAATTCGATCCAAATGCCGATGAACGAGGCAATCAACAACATCAGAGCAAAACTCAGCACCAATCCAGACTTAAAGATTTTGATTCACGCAGATCAAAATTTGACTTACAATGAAATCGATAACACCTTCGAACTCTTGAAAGAAGTTGGTGCTCTAAAAGTTTCTTTGGTTACCAAGACCACCCAGGGTGGTGGATTAACAGGAAAATAG
- a CDS encoding energy transducer TonB — MVHRFIDRYRMEVGLALSVTIQLLVLFFWYTPSFESNSLDDLIEEVAFIDNVQITEPVSESKPTDGDFDLTDKEKEEKKEDPRVAGASDPIVSGATSPVDLTPNVRPEYTDEAKSQGITGTLTLEVVIADTGEVLRVRSVGKTLGAGLEQAAIATYKRKRFSPSILEGKAITVKVLVPIRFTLN; from the coding sequence ATGGTGCATCGGTTCATTGACCGATACCGAATGGAAGTCGGCCTTGCACTTTCCGTTACTATACAGTTACTTGTTCTCTTTTTTTGGTACACTCCAAGTTTTGAAAGCAATAGTCTTGATGATCTTATCGAAGAAGTTGCCTTCATCGACAATGTTCAGATTACTGAGCCGGTTTCGGAATCAAAACCGACTGATGGAGACTTCGACCTAACGGACAAAGAGAAAGAAGAGAAAAAAGAGGATCCTCGTGTAGCCGGTGCCTCTGATCCGATTGTTTCTGGTGCTACTTCACCAGTTGACTTAACACCGAATGTCCGGCCAGAGTATACGGACGAAGCAAAGTCACAAGGGATCACAGGAACGCTCACTTTGGAAGTGGTGATCGCAGATACGGGCGAAGTGCTCCGAGTGCGCTCAGTCGGAAAGACTTTGGGTGCTGGTTTGGAACAGGCAGCCATTGCTACCTACAAGAGGAAACGTTTCTCCCCTTCTATTTTGGAAGGTAAGGCCATCACTGTAAAAGTTTTGGTTCCGATTCGATTTACGCTAAACTAA
- a CDS encoding LBF_0142 family lipoprotein, with protein sequence MKALRNLAYFSILTILCSCKLADLRPKELAQTGINPDLKQKGLTIITNPIEPAMKPDDWKRYKQIQFTLKDVWHSKAVRFFTPIKENEQRMKVFLDFEKDSMEIELLNGVNKGIYYGLVKKDVYQISPDTGKVFTGDDEVRVYLESLRLYLLMVWNLKNYEIIQYAGDIQLLGKTYERVYLTNVQVDANPDVDQYLAYFEKETGALEWVEFTYRELFSWYKGTLKFGYYENWEGKQFPRRISILDKFDDPDFVHEIRIERIEVPTKPLTEEKAIQEQN encoded by the coding sequence ATGAAAGCATTACGGAACTTAGCATATTTTTCGATTCTTACCATACTTTGCTCATGTAAACTTGCAGATCTCAGACCGAAGGAATTAGCCCAAACCGGGATCAATCCCGACTTAAAACAAAAAGGCTTAACCATTATTACAAATCCAATTGAGCCAGCGATGAAACCAGATGATTGGAAACGCTACAAACAAATCCAATTTACATTGAAAGATGTATGGCATTCGAAAGCAGTCCGGTTTTTCACACCCATCAAAGAAAATGAACAACGAATGAAAGTGTTTTTAGATTTTGAAAAAGACTCAATGGAGATCGAGTTATTAAACGGAGTCAACAAAGGGATCTACTATGGATTGGTAAAGAAGGACGTTTACCAAATTTCGCCAGATACTGGAAAGGTGTTTACCGGCGATGATGAAGTCAGGGTTTACCTTGAATCACTTCGTTTGTATTTATTGATGGTTTGGAATCTAAAAAATTATGAGATCATTCAGTATGCTGGTGATATTCAATTATTAGGAAAAACTTATGAACGAGTCTATTTGACAAATGTTCAGGTGGATGCAAATCCAGATGTTGACCAATACCTTGCTTATTTCGAAAAGGAAACTGGTGCTTTGGAGTGGGTGGAGTTCACCTATCGAGAACTATTTTCTTGGTACAAAGGTACACTTAAGTTTGGCTATTATGAAAATTGGGAAGGAAAGCAGTTCCCGAGAAGAATATCCATCCTAGATAAATTTGATGATCCAGACTTTGTGCATGAAATTCGCATTGAGAGGATAGAGGTGCCAACAAAACCCCTTACTGAGGAAAAAGCCATCCAGGAACAGAACTGA
- a CDS encoding phasin-related domain-containing protein, whose protein sequence is MEKQIMDILNAGIGIFNSGKEGLDKAKVQLEQTYNELVSKGASDNSEQSVKVRQSVDKILTDIKEFSSVAGKNYEETRTKIVENYNKISEEIKARMPEGKIESVKAKINEVAESIKKSGASSAKA, encoded by the coding sequence ATGGAAAAACAAATCATGGACATCCTTAATGCCGGAATCGGTATCTTCAATTCTGGAAAAGAAGGCTTAGACAAAGCAAAAGTTCAGTTAGAGCAAACTTACAATGAATTGGTCTCTAAAGGAGCATCTGACAATTCTGAGCAATCCGTTAAGGTCCGCCAAAGTGTTGATAAAATCCTAACAGACATTAAAGAATTCTCTAGTGTTGCTGGAAAAAATTACGAAGAAACTCGCACTAAGATTGTAGAAAACTACAATAAGATTTCTGAAGAAATCAAAGCAAGAATGCCAGAAGGAAAGATTGAGTCTGTAAAAGCAAAGATCAACGAAGTTGCTGAATCTATTAAAAAATCAGGTGCATCTAGCGCGAAAGCGTAA